The SAR202 cluster bacterium genomic sequence AGCACGGAGGCCTTTACACGCAGCTTTTCCAGGATGCGGAAGTTCTGGTCCGTGAAGTAGATGTCCGCGTGCGCGGGCGCAACGTCGTAGCGCGTGCCCTTGGGGATGTCCTTGCGGTCCGGCGTGTACTTGCCCGTGAGGAACCCCGCGCCGAGCGGGCTGTACGGGGTCACGGCGATGCCCTCGGCCTTGCAGAAGGGGAACATCTCCAGGTCGCACTCGTGGCGCGTAACGTAACCCAGCTTGTCTGTAACCGCCAGGCTGTACGGCGGCTGGACGATCTCGAACTTCGCGTAGCCGCCCTTCTTGCTCGCCTCCACCGCCTCCTTGAGCTGCTTCGTGTTGAAGTTGCTCGCGCCGATGATCTTGATCCTGCCGGCCCGCACCTCGCTCGTGAGCGCGTCCAGCGTCTCGGCTATCGGCACGTCCGGGAATGGCGTGTGCAGCTTGAAGATGTCGATGTAGTCGGTCTGGAGCCTGTCCAGGCTCTGCTGGACTATCTTCTTGACGGCCTCCGGCTTGCCGCTGGAGCCGAGCTTGGTGCAGATCTGCACCTTCTTCCTGTCGCCCATCTGGCGCACCCAGTTGCCGATGATAACCTCGCCCGGCATCGTGCGGCCGTAACCCTCTGCCGTGTCGATGAACCGCACGCCCTTCGAGAAGGCGTAGTCGAGCACGCGGTGGGAGGCGTCCTGGTCTATCTCCCGGCCGAAGGGCGCGGTGCCCAGGCCGATGACGGATACCTTGAGACCCGTCCTGCCGATGGCCCTGGTGGGCGCCTTCTTGTCCTTTTTGTCCATCTGCTTCTCCTCGGTGATTGCTGGCCTACAGTATACCTGCAGCCCCCACTGTTTGCCGCTCCCACTTACCCGCCTCTCATGTATCGCTGTCCCAATGTAGAGACGTCCGCCGCGGCGGACGTCTCCGGCGTTGCGAAAACCCGTCACACCTGACCGCCACGCCAGCCTCCCTCGTAGAGACGCCCCGCTGGGGCGTCTCGGCGGTTGGGGAGACCCGTCACACATGAACGCCACGGACGGTCCTCCGTTGGCAGGCAATGCGGCGGTGATTACCCATGAGACTCCCCAGCGGGGCGTCTCTACGATGGGCCCGCCAATTCCCATCTGTGATTTTCGTCCTTCCTCACGTTCCCCACGCGGACATCTCCGCGCGCAACGCCGGCGCCAGGCGCATCTGCTGCGCGGCGAACGCGTTGTCGATCATCGCGGTATTGTCCGCGCCTATGATGACGGTCGCGATGTTCCGGTTGCTCATGACCCACGCCATCGCGAGGCGGACCATTGGGACCTTCATCGCCTCCGCCTTCTCGCGCAAGCTGTCGAGAATACGGAAGTTCTGCTCCGTGAAGTAGACGCCCGTGTGGCCCTTGAACAGGTCGAAGCGCGAGCCCCTGGGGATGGCCCCCCTGTCCATGGAGGCGTACGCCCCCGCGAAAAAGCCCGAGCCGAGGGGCGCGTACGTCGTGATCGCAATTTCCTCCCGGCGGCACAGGGGGAACATCTCCTGCTCCGCTTCGAAACGCGAAAGGTGCTCCTGCCGGTCAGCGATAGCCAGATTGTAGGCCACCTGCACCGCCTCGAACCGCGCGAACCCGCCTGCCGCGCTCGCCGCCAGCGCCTCGCGGAGCTGGGCCGTGTTGTAGTTGCTGCAGCCGATCGACGACGCGCGGCCCGCCTTCACCTGCCAGGTAAGCGCACCGAGCGTCTCCGATATCGGCACCTTCGGGAACGGCAGGTGCATCTTCACGCAGTCCACGCGCTCGATGCCCATGCGTTCCAGGCTCTGGAGCATGATGCGCTCGATGGTCGCCGCGTCCCCGCCTGCGATGATCTTGGTGTTAATGAACACGCGGTCGCGCACTCCCCTGCTCCTGAGCCACCGCCCGAGCATCACCTCGGCCGCTACACGGGTCGGCCCCTCATACCCCTGGGCGGTGTCGAAGTAGGTGATGCCCTTCTCGAAGGCGTAGTCCATGACTCTGAACGACGTGTCCTCATCCACCTCGCGGCCGAATAGCGCCGTCCCAAGCCCAATGGAGGAGATAAGCCGGCCTGTGCGGCCGAAAGGTCGGTAGTCCATGGTGCGACCTGCGTGGAAAGAAATGTGGTGCGTAGGCTAGAGGAGATGGGGGAGTCCAGTCAACCGGATGGGCGACCCGCCCCGGTCATATTTCGAGGCGTTCATTCGCAGAGCCTCAGGCCCCCTTGTCATCCTTTGTCCGCCGCGGCGGACGAAGGATCGTTCGGGCGAGGTATCTTACTAATTGCCGCCCTCAGCCTTACTTATTGCTACCCTGAGCGCCAGCGAAGGGTCCAAGGCCCTAGCCTGGGACAACGACCATTGTGCTTGGCACGGTCTTTAGACCCTTCGCTGCCGCTCAGGGTGGCAGGGGAATGCTCGGGCAGGGAAGGTGCCGTAGGGTAGCTCAGTCAGCGCGGTATGCGGCCCGGCGGCGGCCCAACCTCACCCGCCACCCGCCGCCGCCGTGGGGGCGGCGGGGGCGTCCGCGCCGTCCTGGTGCGTGAGCTGCATATCGTAAATCTTGCGGTAAAACCCACCCTTTTCCAGAAGCTCCTCGTGCGTGCCGCGCTCCACTATCTCGCCCCTGTCCAGCACCAGGACCAGGTCCGCCTTCCGCACGGTGGACAGGCGGTGCGCGATGACAAAGGTGGTGCGGCCCTTGATGACCTCCGCCAGCGCCTGCTGTATCTGGAACTCGGTCCCCATATCCACGCTGGAGGTGGAATCGTCCAGGATCAGGACCGGCGGGTCCACGAGCAGCGTGCGCGCGATCGCCAGGCGCTGGCGCTGGCCGCCGGAGAGGCGCACGCCGCGCTCCCCTACCCACGTGTTGTAACCCTGCGGCTGCGTCTGGATGAAGTCGTGCAGCTGCGCGATCTTCGCAGCGCGGATAACGTCCTCAAGGCTCGCGCCCTCAGCACCGTAGGCGATGTTGTCTTTCACCGATGCGCCGAAGACAAAGACGTCCTGCATCACGATGCCCACGTTTTGCCGCAGCGATTTCAGTGTCAGGTCGCGGATGTCCTGGCCGTCGATTGTGATCCTGCCGGAGGTCACGTCATAAAACCTGGGGATGAGCTGGACTATCGTGCTCTTGCCGGACCCCGGCGCGCCCATTATCGCCACAAGCTGGCCAGGCGCGGCCTCAAAGTCGACTCCCTTGATCGCGGAGGCGTTCTCGTTGTAGCTGAAAGAGACCCCGTCGAAGCGAACGTGGCCGCTCACTTTGTCCAGCGACTTCGCCCCCGGCCGCTCCGTCACCGGCGACTCGGCATCCAGCACGTCGAAGATGCGCTGGCCGGCAGAGCCCGCGCGCGACCATGTGTTTACAAGGAAGCCCGTCATGCGCACGGGCATGGCGAGCATCGTCATGTACAGGATGAATGTCGCGATGTCTCCCGGGGAGAGGCGGCCGGCCACAATCTCGCGGCCGCCGACCCACAGGATTATGCCGGTGGCGGCGGTGAAGATGAAAGTGATGAGGGAGCCCTGTGAGGCAAATAGCCGGCTGGCGCTGTAGGCGAGGTCAGCGACCGCCCCGGCGCGCTCCTTGAAACGGGAGTTGGCGTATTCCTGCGCGCCGAAAACCTTCACCACGCGCACGCCGGCGAGGTTCTCCTGCAGCACGGTGGTCATGTTACCGGTCTCCGTCTGCACCGCCGTCCACGTGCCGCGCAGGCGTTTGGACATGCTGATCGCCCGCCAGATGATGAACGGCACGAATGCGAGGCACACGAGGCCGAGTCGCACGTTTGTCGTGAGCATTACGAACGCAACGCCGCCGAACATCATGAACATGGATAGCCCGCGGATCATACCCATGCTGATGAACATGCGAACGGCGTCCACGTCCGCGGTCGCCTTGGACATGAGGTTGCCGGTCTGCTGCCTGTCGTGGAAGCCGAAGCTCAGGGACTGGAGCTTGCGGAAAAAGTCGTTGCGGATGTCGAACGCGCTGCGCTGGGAGACCGCCTCGGCCAGGTAGTTCTGCGCGTATCCGAAGATGCCCCGGAAGGCCCCCGCCAGCATGATGAACGCCGCCAGTCGGAGTAGCTCGCCGCGGGTGCCGGCCACCAGGGAAGTGTCGATAGCCCGGCCCAGGAGCGCAGGGATGTACATCCCGGAGATCGTCGCGGCGGCCATGGCCGCATATGCGCCCAGCAAGAAGCCGCGCTGGCGCCATCCATAGCCGATGAGCCGCATGTGCACGCTCTTCATCGTCTCTCCTTCACAACCCGGCCCGTGCGGGCCGCCTACGGATTCTTCTAACCCGGCGAACTATCTACTGATTTTGAACGAACGCACTCGGCAGTGTCAACGACAAATAGTTCGTGCTTGCGACGAGGGGCGTCAATTGTGATTTCCTGAACGATATTGACAATGCCATTTCAATAGAAGTATCGTCGCACTGATAGACGCTTTTCGTAAGAATCCGTCGGCTGACGCGCATCGTAGGAATCTATACAGGGCCGAAGGTCGGACAGCGTCCCAGGCAACAAGTGGAGGTGGCGGGGAAGTAGAAGGGAGACGCACGATGTTTAAGAAGGTGCTCATTCCGCTGGACGGCACGGCCGAGGCTGAGGGCGTCTACGGCGCGGTACAGGACGATCTGGACCGCGACTGCGAGGTAGTCCTGCTCCATGTCGTCCGCCCGGAGGTGGTCCAGACTGCGGAGGGCGCGGCGTTCAAGGGCAGCACCAGCCACGTTGAGCAGGAGCGCCGCCGCATGAACCTTCACCTT encodes the following:
- a CDS encoding aldo/keto reductase — protein: MGIGGPIVETPRWGVSWVITAALPANGGPSVAFMCDGSPQPPRRPSGASLRGRLAWRSGVTGFRNAGDVRRGGRLYIGTAIHERRVSGSGKQWGLQVYCRPAITEEKQMDKKDKKAPTRAIGRTGLKVSVIGLGTAPFGREIDQDASHRVLDYAFSKGVRFIDTAEGYGRTMPGEVIIGNWVRQMGDRKKVQICTKLGSSGKPEAVKKIVQQSLDRLQTDYIDIFKLHTPFPDVPIAETLDALTSEVRAGRIKIIGASNFNTKQLKEAVEASKKGGYAKFEIVQPPYSLAVTDKLGYVTRHECDLEMFPFCKAEGIAVTPYSPLGAGFLTGKYTPDRKDIPKGTRYDVAPAHADIYFTDQNFRILEKLRVKASVLGVSMSQLAIAWVMSSPLVTSTLVGAREAAHIDQAIAAFNMKLKPKVREEMTLWG
- a CDS encoding aldo/keto reductase, coding for MDYRPFGRTGRLISSIGLGTALFGREVDEDTSFRVMDYAFEKGITYFDTAQGYEGPTRVAAEVMLGRWLRSRGVRDRVFINTKIIAGGDAATIERIMLQSLERMGIERVDCVKMHLPFPKVPISETLGALTWQVKAGRASSIGCSNYNTAQLREALAASAAGGFARFEAVQVAYNLAIADRQEHLSRFEAEQEMFPLCRREEIAITTYAPLGSGFFAGAYASMDRGAIPRGSRFDLFKGHTGVYFTEQNFRILDSLREKAEAMKVPMVRLAMAWVMSNRNIATVIIGADNTAMIDNAFAAQQMRLAPALRAEMSAWGT
- a CDS encoding ABC transporter ATP-binding protein → MKSVHMRLIGYGWRQRGFLLGAYAAMAAATISGMYIPALLGRAIDTSLVAGTRGELLRLAAFIMLAGAFRGIFGYAQNYLAEAVSQRSAFDIRNDFFRKLQSLSFGFHDRQQTGNLMSKATADVDAVRMFISMGMIRGLSMFMMFGGVAFVMLTTNVRLGLVCLAFVPFIIWRAISMSKRLRGTWTAVQTETGNMTTVLQENLAGVRVVKVFGAQEYANSRFKERAGAVADLAYSASRLFASQGSLITFIFTAATGIILWVGGREIVAGRLSPGDIATFILYMTMLAMPVRMTGFLVNTWSRAGSAGQRIFDVLDAESPVTERPGAKSLDKVSGHVRFDGVSFSYNENASAIKGVDFEAAPGQLVAIMGAPGSGKSTIVQLIPRFYDVTSGRITIDGQDIRDLTLKSLRQNVGIVMQDVFVFGASVKDNIAYGAEGASLEDVIRAAKIAQLHDFIQTQPQGYNTWVGERGVRLSGGQRQRLAIARTLLVDPPVLILDDSTSSVDMGTEFQIQQALAEVIKGRTTFVIAHRLSTVRKADLVLVLDRGEIVERGTHEELLEKGGFYRKIYDMQLTHQDGADAPAAPTAAAGGG